A segment of the Polyodon spathula isolate WHYD16114869_AA chromosome 17, ASM1765450v1, whole genome shotgun sequence genome:
AAGTTACAAAtaacctttcaaaatgtttaaaagctGGCAATATCATTAACCAGAACAACGTGATGCACACATTACACAgctgtgcaaaaaaataacataaatgacACGACTAGCACAACACATACATGCAAACCTGTATGTCTCATGGTGACTGGATCATCGTTTTCTCTGTCTCAGGCTGAACTACTACATTTCTGAGGCTCGACTTCTGCAAAACGGCTTATTTCTCgtatttttcaaaatactgtagcACGCAGCCAAAAAAAAAGTGGAGAACAAGTCCCGAAAAATTAACACACAGTTTTACAAATTGCAGAGACTGGCTATTCTGCAGGTGCCTAGTAATATACCTGCCCGCCTCGTGATGTGCTTGAGTGGTGCGTTAACTGAGCTGCGTCCTGCTGGATGCTGTACAGCGCAATCACTACACGATGGAGGCTGGTagctatatagtatttcctttgCTCAAGCAATGCATACTTAAGAGGGCGGCTGCGACGTCACCACGAACCCCTCCTCCTAAACCACATTTTCCTTTAGCTGTACTTTTGAAACTGTCTGGAGTTCGGAATGAAGTTATACaggaatttgatttttttttttttttttttttaagcaacagaAGAGTACACGTCGCACGGAGATGGTGGCAATTAAACTAATACCAGAAATAGCTAGCAattcaaattgtaaaatgtattaaataaatcatgtcacCTCAGCAATAGTGTTAAGAGGGGTTACAGCCCAGATCATAGGACCAGGATGAATGTGTCAAAGGAACACTGAAGCATTCACACACTGAACTTAGCAGTTCATAAGAGGCCCTTATTAATATTGATAGTCCTATTCATATGTGGAATTACTGTTTTTTTCCTCATGAATTAGTCCTGCAACATGATCTTCCagcaagttatttttatttattcattgtatatatttgtaggtgctcctgctgctgctgcagtacaGATGAAACACTGTGGAGTCCAAACAGAGAGTTTGGGGTCAGCTGTTATTTGATTCCACTGACATGTACCCATATATAAGGGACAAGATATACAATTTACAAATATAGatatacagttaacaaatatTCACAAGCCACATCCTGCTTTAGTGACTTCTTTGAGTTATCCTGAAAACCCTTCAGTAACTgaagaattgtaggattgagacattatgaacataattcagataACATCTGCCGGAATCCAAAATAGaagcacagtattttatttcagatttcaaaatgtcacattttttaattttttgtcagtttttcatttagtatatagaaaactacaaagcggtgtgtaatttaatatgttaacggaacattattcagcaagtttcattcgactGAAGCAAAAGGCCTACAGGGTGATACAAAACATCTGTCCATAGCTGTAATGGCTGAGACACAAGACAAAAGGGAttgcttttgaaatgtattataatttattgttgaaaaacatacatatatttacataccGCCTGTCATTTAGACAAGTGTACATACATGTTTCCATTGTCCTTCCTTTAAATTCAGTTATTTGTAACAGTTCAAACATAATTAATTCAGCACACATATAATCCTCCTTAAAGAGAAATATTTTCATTGTCAAAAAAAACTCTATTCTTAATTGCAGTGCCTTTTATTGAAAACATAACCAGGCATGTCTTTTATGAAATCAATTTTCTGTCTTAAATTATATCTACCTAAACATTTATGATACAGCATTACAGACTGAGCCTTCATCTTCCATAAGTGTCATTTCAATAACCCAGGTCTTGAGCGTTTAAAATGTTAGTAAAAAAAGCTATAACCCTGTACTTCTAACACTGACATTCTTCCTTAAAAATCAATGATATTTTCAATGCTTACAGAAGATATTTGACTTAaaagaataatttaataaaataaaataaaacaatgataaaaaaattaaaaaaaaaattaaaagaaatcagGCTTTtggtttgtcttgtttttacaGTAGAAACGTACACAGTATCTGTTtttacatcactttttttttaattaacacatgcttgtttaaatattataGGCTGCCAAATGATTTTAACTGCATCACAACAACATTCCATGTTGATCTGTAAtctaaagcaaacaaacaatctGAGGTTGCGGGGTTCCACCTTTATGATCTTATCAGTGGCTAATCTTATGCTACTAATCTTGAACTTGGCCTAGATCAATTTCCTAAGGCAAAGCTGGTTTCACAAAGAATCAGGTCCACCTTATCTAAAACAGCACTGGATAGTCCAAAATGCTAATTGGGGTCAGTGAAACCAACCAGTAAACAGGGTAGTCGAAGATTAGTGCTATGAGGTATCTGTGAAGCTAGTAATATATTAATCATGTTGGTGTTTTGCttcatgtttaattaatttattaatttaacttattaatataattaaatacaaaaaaaaaactaacaaacaaacaaaaacagtacagTGAGTTTTAGGACAACAATTCTTGAGAGTCCTAAATAAGCTGCAACTGGTATACAGTACAATgatcattttgttcatttttgtttctgtttataaaCATGAAAGCCTATTGGCCCATGAGGTGTACTTAGCCGTTTTACCACTTTGCTGATTTGTTAGCTTTACCAGGCTTCTTTTCAGAAGAAACATACTGGACTTTGGCTTGGCTGGTTGGTGGTGCTGTAGCACCAAAGTGCTGTGGCTGGTTGTAACCGTCCCTGAACCCATAGTGCAGTGCAGCGTGGGAGCTATCCGGATTGTATGCTGGGTCACCTTGGTTCCCATAAGGCTGGACACAGCTCTTTAGCTGAGACAGAATCTCATGGTCAGGAATGGACATAGTGCTGGTGTTGAATCCCAGCAGCCTTGTGACAGATTCTCTGAAATCTATAAGCTGGAAAATGAGAAAGAGACAAACTCATTTGAGAATGGTGGAGGTCATCTGAAAATTAACTGACTTTAATCATGGGTTTCATGCAGTGTACAGATGAAGAgaagattttatatattttattggactaactaaacaataattaatcacaagctttcaagacttcAAAGATCcattcttcaggtgaaagtaggaatgAGAGACTGATGTTTATATGCAGTGTACTGAAACTCCATAGTGGCACTGGATGTTGTCACAAAGTAGTTGTATTACTAGAATCTGTCTAATATCAGAATCTAATATCACTTGTCTTTCatcataatatattttaatcttaCAAACATTAACACCAAAGCAAAGCATTATACGTTGTCATTGTTATATTCACGAAACAAAACAAGGGTTGGTAAGATCCTGTTGTACAACTCGCTTGTACACTATTTCGTAACGTATAATTTATTTCAGCCTCACCCTTTTCTCTCTTGTGGCCACTTGTTCCAGCGCCCTCTTAACGGTCCGTAGCTCATTAGTGATGGCCTCCAGCATGTACTGcgccctctccttctcctctctcacctcactCTCTGTGTGGTCTAGCTCTGCTTTCAGGCTGACAACTTTCTGAGCTGCCTTGTCCTTGATTTTTTCCACCGCCTCCAGTGACTTATTTAGCACTTCGATAGTTTTGCTCTGTTCGGTGGTTTTTACCTGCATGAGAAACTGTGGTTACAGCTCATACTTCTTGACATTGATTATGTAGAAACGTTAACATTTTCCCAACAGTACTTTAACGcctcatttatttttacacatttagAAAATAGAAATACCAAATACTCTTAAAGCCCAGTGATTTTGCACTCAAATATTACATTctaggggtccccgagtggctcatcccgTTAcagcgctgccgctgggagcgcaggatgagtcacacagcttggacggcaccAGTTCGCATCTgagctgtgcaaagaggctgaacttgcTGGGGACTCCAAAAGGGGCGTCAGATTGGAGCTGATGCTCCCAAGATGGGGAATGGGAAACCAGCAGAGATTGCTTTGCCTCATCGTgtaacagtgaaccctactggccagagcacagagcacattcagaggggataaaaagcagggctgatctctgttctccaggatcggtagcccgccgACCTCTGGTCCGGATTGCttggcgtaaaagcgattctggctttaggcttgtgagaacGGAGGATGCTCACGCACCCTCAGAATGCCTGTGCTGTGTTGGGACTGCGGTGAGGagcaaaaacataattgaacattccaaattgggagaaaataaatcaataaaaataataattggtatcAACTTGGTCTTGGATGTTAACCTAATATTTACGATTGACAAGCAGTGGCACATGCATTTAACGACAGATTGTCAATTTAAACTAATACCTGTAAACCCATGAAATATATTAATAGCAAAGGTGAGATATAGGCCAATACTGTATGATTAGTTTTAGCTCCTGGTCCAGGTTATTTGCATCATAAAATGAGGAGTTTCCCAACAAAAATGCATACTCTCCCTCATTAATCCTACTCTCACCTGAAGGTTTTTGGTTTCAGCAAGTTTGTTCTTCAGAGTCTGGTTGGAACACTTCGCTTCACTCAGCTGGTCCTGAAGCTTTTCAATCTTCTTCTCAAGCTTCTGCACTGTTTCACTCTTTTGTTTCTTCTCCATCATCAGCAAGAACTGTGTTTCCTTTGCACCTTCCAgggtctttatttttttgtacaggcCTTCCAGTTCTGTCTTCTTGCTTTCCAGTTTTTCTTTCTGTGACGCTAcctacaacagaaaacaaaagagcAATATTTATATAGGCTCTCCATCTGTAATTCTGTAATGTCTTTTTACAACACAAGTGGCACCCTGGGAGCCATtttaagtttcttaaaagaaTCAAAGGCagatttttttgtgctttttacaAGCACCGATATGATTGGTTGTAGGTTGGCTCTCATAGTGGTTGCTGTTGGACGGATCAGCATGTTGACTGCAGATATTTCTAACAAGCAGGGAATACTGTTCACGCTCTTATTCGTGGTGTGGAATCTACTATCTGGGACTCTTGGATTCTCTGTCCTGGATAGCTAACAGCCCTTCCATTAAGATTCAAGCTCATGTGAAATAATGGTTTGATTTGTATTCCACTCACTCACCTTCAGCCAAGTGTTCTCCAGTTTCTCTTTAATACACCCATCAAAGATAGGAAAAATGTCCAAACACTATCAAATTGtgatggtattctactttatagACTACGGCTTGTATCTATAAAACAATGCAGTTTAAATGATATAATAGCACAAgaccttttttaatgaaaaagctaCAAGAAGTAGCCTCCCTGCCTCCTTCAGTTTATAACCTTAAAAGACCATGGAGCTGAAAATACTCCCTTTGTGTTCTTTAGTACCCCCCAAACCttatattattcttttaaatataatttatacttAAGTGCTTTGGGAATCTAAGTTGAATATATGTTATTGGTACATATTGTACTGCATAGAATGGTATGACTCGAGAGATAATAACACAATGGAATTTCACAGAAAGACTGCAGCGTTTCTGCTGTCCCGCATAGCAGATTCTTGTCATCGCTCACTTTCTTCTGCAGAATGTGGATCAGGTTCTTGCAGTCAGAATAGGACTTGCCATCAAGGCTCCCAAGATCCTCTGCTCTGGTCAGCAGCACGTCGTACTGTGAGTGGAGAGGATCCTCGGAAATATCTTCTTCCACCTTTAGCTTCTTCCTAAGTTCATTTACAAATTTCAAGTGCTACAAAGAGGAAAAGGCACTTGTAAAAAACTAaagaattttaattaaaaaaagctgGAGTCTTGTAAAACACGCATTGCCTTTCCTATTATAAAAAGAACATAAGCAAGGCTGATGGAGATTATATGTTTAGTTGTTGCTGGCTTTATTTCTATCTAACATTCTGCTGTTTTAATTAGGAAGCACTGAAGTACATGCAAGGTGAAGTCACacttgcagatttaaaaaacagaacgCTATCTCTTATCTCTTCTACTTGTGAAATATTTGTataaacattgtattgtacacattacaaaacacatatcagaaatcacctaaatatttgccaaaattccagtacagtGTACATTGTATCTTGTGTACAGATTTTATGCTGTGCATAGAACCCCACGCCTAATTCCAAtgttcagaattattatttttttaaaaccacatacctggtattgtttgtaaaatggatcatcctattaacttcactctttctttacatttttgaGGGATAAAAgctatgttttacaaaaaacctaaatatgttttgctttaaaGCTAGTCCCAAGAACAAtcttcatttgtgtgatttgtaataagttcatatgttgtgtgtagggtgtcctCTTGCCCAAACTGCATGAGGTGACATCTCTTTacagtaagagacaccctacacacgactgacaaaataaaacattccagtGTAGCAAAAAGAGAGAGACTGCGATACTGTGCTTATATTGGGTGTCAAGGGTCAAATTCTTAAACCAATGGGATTCTGGTAAATGGATAGCGCACTTGTTGCCACTGTAGTTTATCAACAGGGACCTCATGTTCTGGTTAGAATGTTGTTTCTTTCCTACCTTCTTTTTCTCTAAGAACAAACTATGTGTAAGTAAGTCCTTTGAAGCAGAGTTTCCATGGAGGTGCCGAAGGGACTGCCTCTCCTCCTCTAGCTGCTGCTCTGTTTTCTGTGCACGTCTCATAGTCTCGTGCTGCAGCTCACACTGCTGCTCCAACTGCCTGCTCAATTTACCAATTCTCTTTTCGCATTCCTCCTCTTTCTGGATATGGGACACAACTCAGGAGTCAGTGTATGTTCATTTACTTCATCTGTCCCAATCTAGTGTATGACACTAGTGTATGACAAAGATGAAGGTATCTCTTTTTTTACCCAACAGTATGAAAATCCTAGCAACAGCGTTGTCcaaaggtaaatgttttttttttttgtttgtttgtttgtttgttttctctgtattTGCCTCTTGGccatgtcttttttgttttagatgGATACATGAAGGTTATTCTCATTAAAGCAAAACCCTTAATGGTCAGTTTGCTGTTCCACATTGTGTTACATTTTGTGAAAGTACAGTTTCAAAACACCTACAAAAACATGTTGTTCTCATCCACGTACACTTATTCATTgcaatggaattaaaaaaaaggatgttatTGAATGGAACTCATTGCACATAAAAATGCCAGACAACTTCGAAATGTAATAAGCTTTGACCCAGGAGCTTGATAAACACGTAATATAAGATTTTGTTAGCAATCTGTACACTAAATAGTTTAGAGTACTAATCCATCAATCAGCTGGCGACTCCATCAAGCCTTACCCCTGTACAAGTAGATACTTTTCTAATTATGAGCATATTGTAAATGATTCAATTGGCATGGGGGACTGTGGGGATCTCTCAAACGTTTTAAACCAGCAATAACCCGAGAGTAAATAAGTTCAGAGCCTGTGGTACTCACATGCTTCCTGTCCCTCACTTGACTGCAGAGTTCTCGTATTCTTTCTATCACAGCTTCCTCTGACTCAGGCACGGTTATTAAGCCGTTGCTTAAAAGGTTTGTCAGTTGACTGAGGAAGGTCTTATAGAGATGGTGAGCAGCTTTGGCTTCATGGAGCTTGGAGTGCAAGAGATCCTCCGTTTGCTTCTTCTCGTGTTCTGTATGAAGCTGCTCCTGCCTTGAGGCATCCCAGGCCTTCTGGCTCTCTTCCAGTCTTTCCCACAGCAGCTTGCCTTCTCGGTTTGAGGTTGCTCTGGCCAGAAGAGCCTCGTCTCTTTCCTGTgcggaattaaaaaaaaaaaaaataataaccaagaAAACGAGTTATATTTAGTAGAGATAGGCTTGCAGTAATtgtagagattaaaaaaaaaaaaaaaaaaaaaaacatcttgaagaTAACATCATGGGAAGCATTAAAAGTACAGGAAATGATCTTCACTCAAACCAGCATCTGGTTGGATCTGTAGAGTTTGTTCTCTtcctttttattagtttttgaCAAATGTAGTTCCTGTTAAAGGCTCCAGACGGACTGTACTGGATTGTGGATATGGCCACAGACATGTCTTTATTGATTTCCCGCACTGATCTGGCAGTACGCCTTGCCTCGGTCAGGACCCATTGGGTTGCACGGCAGTGTGTTGACGGTCCAGCTAGTAAAACCAGCTGGCCGTTGGTATCTGCAGTCCCTGAGTTAACAGCTAAGATAGACAACACACAAGTGAGTCACATGGTACATGATTGCTGCAGGTACAGGTTGTAAACCTGTGCAATCCAAATTAATCATAGCAGGTGTCTAATTTATGTACTGATGGATCTGcatgtttaaatctttaaaagaagAGGACTTTGTGAACAATATCTAAAATAGTAGGTCTATTTGGACTGTAATTGTATAGTATTTAGTGAGCTTAGAAACACTAGTCAtgtttacaatgttaaagggcTGATTAACTACTGATTAGGCCATTCAAATGTATTAATTCCTGAATGCAAAATAGTGGATAAACACAGAACATCCAGGGCCATGTGTTCAAAGTTTtctattctttaattaactcctatttcttgaaagaagaaaaaatcatGGTTACAAAACACACTGAGAGCGCTgaagagaacttgaaatatatatatacactttttggTTCAGGTTTTGTAAATTTAATAGGTGTTTTTACATCTTTCGAAAATGGGAGTTAATTAAAGGCTGGAGTAAACCGCTTTGAGAATATAGCCTCCAGTGGCTGCAGATCGAGCTACAGTAAATCAATTTCTTATTAGAATTACATTGGTACGTTTTAAGACTTTTTATTACTTTCAAATTTATAATCCGAAGAAGAACTTTAGTAAAACAATATTCTTATCTTTGCAGTAGTTTGAATAGATATTGAATATTCATTCCATGCACAGGGATTAAAAGAACAATAGATAATTTCACATATATTAAGGCAGTTTTATTGAATAAATGTGCAGGTTAAAAATTGATCCCAgtttcttaaaatgcatttgacatttcagcattacatttTGTACACTATTGGATCTTATTTCAATGAAGACTTAACCTTTATTACTTTGAAGCAACttttttattacttatttattttactccagGAGGCTCAATAGCATTACTACTGCAATATAGGCCAGACAGATTATAACATGGTACTCCGGTTTCCAGCAGTAGCATGAAACACTTTTTGGTAGAGGGTTCTGAATTTGGCTAAATTCGATGGACACCTTAAGTCGGATACTGGAGCATTTATATTTTTCAGACAGTATTTATCCAgtcacaattatttatatatatatatatatatatatatatatatatatatatatatatatatatatacacacacacacacacacacacacacacacatggctttGATGTTCATCAAAAAGTACTTATTCCATTATCTCCCTGGCTTTCAATCAAATTGAGCATCACTGTGCCACTCTTcagtttccaaaaacattgaTGTGCTTGTTTGCTTGCATAAGAGTGGACTGGAAAAATACACAGagatgcagaataaaaaaaactgtccaaGATAGAGAAATCtgaaaaagttattaaaaagtaCAATACATCAAACAAGCACATATCCAAACTCTGAATGTGAAAAGCAGGaaaagcagtgtgtttgtagATCTGTGACAATTCAATGAAGACAATCGTTACTTTTGAAATCCTAAGCCATATCTAATACatgatttttcaaaatgtttatcaaGTTTAATCTGCTTGTGCTTAGGCTCAGTATCTACACACTGCAGGCCATATACAGACTATATGACTTTTTACTATCCATAATAAAAAAGCTTgagagaaacatattttaaatgtagagCTTGGCAATTGTGTAGTATATGTAAAGGAAACAGCATGCTAAATTGTAAAACTTCTGTGCACATTTATCACGGTAAACTTCAATAATGGATGTGCATTGCCAGCACTTATTAAAACCTTAACAAAAATGAAAGCATCCTTTACCTTCTTCAGTATTTTG
Coding sequences within it:
- the LOC121329600 gene encoding coiled-coil domain-containing protein 170-like isoform X2 encodes the protein MTHFHRPGIQTDSRKPRNVSSRMQDFLDDTPMPYITPATPASSSLTYSELEEHMKMRVEKREDVAAFETRNGTAQDFLRNLDAPRVLFDPLVDVPDSRSQLSHYKLIADTTRSEYAALLVKFDSQQAEVKDLQNRLALREASMVKLKAELEHYKENSARQASLIMSLRDHAKGTETLSATKSQADTSLHALQRENRELKERVTELKDRLRLQLSEREDAEQKATHMERRLTDITAKLATCLKINTKPDNPIDAVILKVSELHEEHFQQQVKIASLMDALASQDQKFKASRETIMKLVSEVSQQKRAVATCTDEIKILKKERDEALLARATSNREGKLLWERLEESQKAWDASRQEQLHTEHEKKQTEDLLHSKLHEAKAAHHLYKTFLSQLTNLLSNGLITVPESEEAVIERIRELCSQVRDRKHHLKFVNELRKKLKVEEDISEDPLHSQYDVLLTRAEDLGSLDGKSYSDCKNLIHILQKKVASQKEKLESKKTELEGLYKKIKTLEGAKETQFLLMMEKKQKSETVQKLEKKIEKLQDQLSEAKCSNQTLKNKLAETKNLQLIDFRESVTRLLGFNTSTMSIPDHEILSQLKSCVQPYGNQGDPAYNPDSSHAALHYGFRDGYNQPQHFGATAPPTSQAKVQYVSSEKKPGKANKSAKW
- the LOC121329600 gene encoding coiled-coil domain-containing protein 170-like isoform X1; its protein translation is MTHFHRPGIQTDSRKPRNVSSRMQDFLDDTPMPYITPATPASSSLTYSELEEHMKMRVEKREDVAAFETRNGTAQDFLRNLDAPRVLFDPLVDVPDSRSQLSHYKLIADTTRSEYAALLVKFDSQQAEVKDLQNRLALREASMVKLKAELEHYKENSARQASLIMSLRDHAKGTETLSATKSQADTSLHALQRENRELKERVTELKDRLRLQLSEREDAEQKATHMERRLTDITAKLATCLKINTKPDNPIDAVILKVSELHEEHFQQQVKIASLMDALASQDQKFKASRETIMKLVSEVSQQKRAVATCTDEIKILKKERDEALLARATSNREGKLLWERLEESQKAWDASRQEQLHTEHEKKQTEDLLHSKLHEAKAAHHLYKTFLSQLTNLLSNGLITVPESEEAVIERIRELCSQVRDRKHHLKFVNELRKKLKVEEDISEDPLHSQYDVLLTRAEDLGSLDGKSYSDCKNLIHILQKKVASQKEKLESKKTELEGLYKKIKTLEGAKETQFLLMMEKKQKSETVQKLEKKIEKLQDQLSEAKCSNQTLKNKLAETKNLQVKTTEQSKTIEVLNKSLEAVEKIKDKAAQKVVSLKAELDHTESEVREEKERAQYMLEAITNELRTVKRALEQVATREKRLIDFRESVTRLLGFNTSTMSIPDHEILSQLKSCVQPYGNQGDPAYNPDSSHAALHYGFRDGYNQPQHFGATAPPTSQAKVQYVSSEKKPGKANKSAKW